Proteins encoded within one genomic window of Propionispora hippei DSM 15287:
- a CDS encoding KOW domain-containing RNA-binding protein has product MLDDKQVVLGQLVTSIAGRDCGTGYLVVAIDSSSYIHVTNGRNHPIAKPKKKNIRHVKVLQPVATVLTKKLAEGETVTDEAVRQAIACFSEPDIL; this is encoded by the coding sequence GTGCTAGACGATAAACAGGTCGTTCTAGGCCAACTAGTAACAAGTATTGCCGGGCGTGATTGTGGCACTGGCTATCTAGTGGTCGCAATTGACAGTTCATCTTACATTCATGTAACGAATGGTCGCAACCATCCGATTGCCAAACCTAAAAAGAAAAACATCCGGCATGTCAAAGTTTTACAGCCTGTTGCTACGGTACTGACGAAGAAACTTGCTGAAGGCGAGACAGTTACTGACGAAGCTGTTCGTCAGGCTATTGCTTGTTTTAGTGAACCGGATATTTTGTGA
- the infA gene encoding translation initiation factor IF-1 — protein MSKQDVIEVEGTVVEALPNAMFQVKLENGHIVLAHVSGKIRMNFIRILPGDKVTVELTPYDLKRGRITYRFK, from the coding sequence GTGTCCAAACAAGACGTAATTGAAGTAGAAGGTACGGTCGTTGAGGCTTTACCAAATGCCATGTTTCAGGTTAAACTGGAAAACGGGCATATTGTACTGGCACATGTATCAGGTAAAATCCGCATGAATTTTATCCGGATCTTACCTGGCGATAAAGTAACAGTAGAGCTTACACCGTATGATTTGAAACGCGGACGAATTACTTATCGTTTTAAATAA
- the rpmJ gene encoding 50S ribosomal protein L36 codes for MKVRPSVKPICEKCKVIKRHGNVMVICENPKHKQKQG; via the coding sequence ATGAAAGTAAGACCGTCGGTCAAACCCATTTGTGAAAAATGCAAGGTTATTAAACGTCATGGCAATGTCATGGTGATTTGTGAAAATCCTAAGCATAAGCAAAAACAAGGTTAA
- the rpsM gene encoding 30S ribosomal protein S13, with product MARIAGVDLPRDKRIEIALTYIYGIGLTLSKTILAATKINPDTRTRDLTEEEVAQLREAIDKDYRVEGDLRREEQLNIKRLIEIGSYRGKRHRMGLPVRGQRTKTNARTRKGPKRTVGAKRKK from the coding sequence ATGGCACGTATTGCCGGAGTAGACTTACCGCGCGATAAGAGAATTGAAATTGCATTAACATATATTTATGGTATCGGACTTACTTTATCTAAAACAATCCTAGCAGCTACGAAAATCAATCCTGATACTCGCACGCGCGATCTTACCGAGGAAGAAGTAGCTCAGTTGCGTGAGGCAATTGACAAGGATTACAGAGTAGAAGGCGACTTGCGCCGTGAAGAACAGCTCAACATTAAACGTTTGATTGAAATCGGTTCTTACCGGGGAAAACGTCACCGTATGGGCTTGCCTGTCCGGGGACAACGTACGAAAACCAACGCCCGCACCCGCAAAGGTCCGAAACGGACTGTTGGCGCGAAACGTAAGAAGTAG
- the rpsK gene encoding 30S ribosomal protein S11, whose protein sequence is MVAKKVVRPKRKERKNIEHGVAHIRSTFNNTIVTITDTKGNALSWASAGGLGFRGSRKSTPFAAQMAAETAAKAAMEHGLKQIEVFVKGPGAGREAAIRSLQAAGLEVNLIKDCTPVPHNGCRPPKRRRV, encoded by the coding sequence GTGGTTGCTAAAAAAGTCGTAAGACCGAAAAGAAAAGAACGTAAAAATATCGAGCATGGTGTAGCCCACATCCGTTCGACCTTCAATAATACGATCGTTACCATTACCGATACAAAGGGTAATGCGCTTTCCTGGGCTAGTGCAGGTGGCCTTGGTTTCAGAGGTTCGCGTAAAAGCACTCCTTTTGCTGCACAGATGGCAGCCGAAACCGCTGCCAAAGCAGCGATGGAACATGGCTTAAAACAAATCGAAGTATTTGTTAAAGGCCCTGGCGCCGGACGGGAAGCTGCCATCCGGTCGCTGCAGGCTGCCGGACTGGAAGTCAATCTGATTAAAGATTGCACACCGGTTCCCCACAACGGATGCCGTCCGCCTAAACGGAGAAGAGTATAA
- the rpsD gene encoding 30S ribosomal protein S4 has translation MARYIGPVCRQCRREGVKLYLKGDRCYSDKCAFSKRSYAPGQHGQGRKKVSEYGIQLREKQKARRTYGVLEGQFRTYFDKADRQKGITGENLLVLLERRLDNIVYRLGFGSSRNQARQLVRHGHFTVNGHRVNIPSYQVKAGDVIQVKESSKESPIMKEMAEGIASKTVPAWLELSAADLSGKVVRYPNREEIDIPIQEHLIVELYSR, from the coding sequence ATGGCTAGATATATAGGACCTGTTTGCAGACAGTGCCGCCGCGAAGGCGTGAAACTGTACTTAAAAGGTGATAGATGTTACAGCGACAAATGCGCGTTCTCCAAACGCAGCTATGCGCCTGGTCAACATGGTCAAGGCCGGAAGAAAGTTTCCGAGTATGGCATCCAGCTGCGTGAAAAGCAAAAGGCACGCCGTACTTACGGTGTGTTGGAAGGTCAGTTCCGCACTTATTTTGACAAAGCGGACCGCCAAAAAGGCATTACCGGTGAAAACTTACTGGTACTGTTAGAAAGAAGACTGGACAACATTGTATACCGTCTGGGTTTTGGCAGCAGCCGCAACCAGGCAAGACAATTAGTTCGTCACGGACACTTTACAGTGAATGGCCACCGGGTGAATATTCCTTCTTATCAGGTAAAAGCCGGCGATGTCATCCAGGTAAAAGAATCCAGCAAGGAATCGCCAATTATGAAAGAAATGGCTGAAGGCATTGCCAGCAAGACCGTTCCGGCCTGGTTGGAACTTTCGGCGGCGGATTTGAGCGGTAAAGTAGTACGCTACCCCAATCGTGAGGAAATTGACATCCCGATTCAGGAACATCTTATCGTCGAGTTATATTCCAGATAA
- a CDS encoding DNA-directed RNA polymerase subunit alpha, translating into MNDIEKPNIEIVEISEDSRYGKFVCEPLEPGYGTTLGNSLRRILLSSLHGAAVTSVKIEGVLHEFSTIPGVREDVTDIILNLKELCIKMHTDEPKVLRVDFTGEGEVTAADIVTDADVEILNPDIHLATVDASGSLKMEITVERGRGYVSADKNKKPEHVIGVIPIDSIFSPIQRVNYNTTDTRVGNVTNYDKLTLEVWTDGSIRPEEAVSKAAGIMIAHLKLFQNMAGIPTEDEGAEGTFTEAPQEGASKTLEMTIEDLDLSVRSYNCLKRAGINTVAELVQKSEEDMMKVRNLGRKSMEEVKKKLIELGLALTEAEE; encoded by the coding sequence ATGAACGATATCGAAAAACCGAACATCGAGATAGTAGAAATCAGTGAAGACAGTCGTTATGGAAAATTTGTTTGTGAGCCATTAGAACCGGGATACGGAACTACGCTGGGCAACAGCCTGCGCCGTATTCTCCTTTCATCGCTTCATGGGGCAGCGGTTACTTCGGTGAAAATCGAAGGGGTGCTTCACGAATTTTCTACCATTCCCGGCGTGCGGGAAGACGTTACCGACATTATTTTAAACCTCAAAGAACTGTGCATAAAAATGCATACAGACGAGCCAAAAGTTTTACGGGTGGATTTTACCGGTGAAGGTGAGGTTACCGCTGCGGATATCGTTACTGATGCTGACGTGGAAATACTGAATCCGGATATACATTTGGCTACCGTCGATGCCAGCGGTTCACTGAAGATGGAAATCACCGTAGAGCGTGGTCGCGGGTATGTTTCTGCTGATAAGAACAAAAAACCTGAACATGTGATCGGCGTTATTCCCATTGATTCCATTTTTTCGCCTATCCAACGGGTCAATTACAATACTACCGATACACGTGTCGGCAACGTGACGAACTACGACAAGTTGACATTGGAAGTGTGGACCGATGGCAGCATAAGACCCGAAGAAGCAGTAAGCAAAGCTGCGGGGATTATGATAGCTCACCTAAAATTATTCCAGAACATGGCAGGCATTCCGACAGAAGATGAAGGAGCGGAAGGAACCTTTACCGAAGCGCCGCAAGAGGGAGCTTCCAAGACTTTGGAAATGACCATTGAGGATTTGGATCTTTCGGTACGTTCCTACAATTGTTTGAAACGGGCTGGAATTAATACTGTGGCAGAACTGGTTCAAAAGTCGGAAGAGGATATGATGAAAGTTCGTAATCTCGGACGCAAATCAATGGAAGAAGTCAAAAAGAAATTGATTGAACTTGGTCTGGCACTAACCGAAGCTGAAGAGTAG
- the rplQ gene encoding 50S ribosomal protein L17, translating into MAYRKLGRDSSARKALFRSILTSFFAYERIETTEAKAKEISGLAEKMITLAKRGDLHARRQVLSYLMDEDVVRKLFDTIAPKYAERQGGYTRIMKLGPRRGDAAPMAILELV; encoded by the coding sequence GTGGCTTATAGAAAATTAGGACGTGACTCCAGTGCGCGTAAAGCACTGTTTCGCAGTATTTTAACTTCCTTCTTTGCATATGAGCGTATTGAGACTACCGAAGCAAAAGCTAAAGAAATCAGCGGTTTAGCCGAAAAAATGATCACTTTAGCCAAGCGGGGCGACTTGCATGCCCGCCGTCAGGTGTTATCGTACCTCATGGATGAAGATGTTGTTAGAAAATTGTTTGATACCATCGCACCGAAGTATGCGGAACGTCAGGGCGGATATACCCGCATCATGAAGCTTGGTCCTCGTCGCGGCGATGCTGCACCGATGGCAATTCTCGAATTGGTATAA
- a CDS encoding energy-coupling factor transporter ATPase: MQAFIALENMGHTYTDNEGNRVDALKSINLTIAKGEFVAVIGTNGSGKSTLSRHVNALLQPSEGCCFVNGMDTRQPEQLWQIRQTVGMVFQNPDNQLVATLVEEDVAFGPENLGLPPVEIVRRVEEALAQVGMTEYRQHGPHLLSGGQKQRIAIAGVLAMRPSCLVLDEPTAMLDPQGRSEVLATVHKLHREEGMTVLYITHFMEEAVTADRIIVMHQGSIQLDGSPAEVFSQVAVLKKIGLDVPVAAEVAQRLREKGWKLPGEIITNEALAVALCP, from the coding sequence ATGCAGGCTTTTATTGCGCTGGAGAATATGGGGCATACCTATACCGATAATGAAGGAAACCGGGTAGACGCCTTAAAAAGTATCAATTTGACCATCGCCAAGGGAGAGTTTGTTGCTGTTATCGGCACGAACGGTTCGGGCAAGTCCACCTTGTCACGTCATGTGAATGCCCTGCTGCAACCCTCTGAGGGTTGTTGTTTTGTTAATGGCATGGATACCCGTCAACCGGAGCAGCTTTGGCAGATCAGGCAGACGGTAGGCATGGTGTTTCAAAACCCCGACAATCAGCTTGTAGCAACGCTGGTGGAGGAGGACGTGGCCTTTGGGCCGGAGAATCTGGGCCTGCCGCCGGTGGAGATTGTCCGGCGGGTAGAGGAGGCCTTGGCTCAGGTTGGCATGACCGAATATCGGCAGCACGGGCCGCACCTGCTGTCGGGCGGTCAGAAACAGCGAATTGCCATTGCCGGCGTGCTGGCCATGCGTCCTAGCTGTCTGGTGCTGGACGAACCGACGGCTATGCTTGATCCACAGGGCCGCAGTGAGGTTCTGGCCACTGTGCACAAGCTGCACCGCGAGGAAGGAATGACGGTGCTCTATATTACGCATTTTATGGAGGAGGCCGTTACGGCTGACCGGATCATTGTCATGCATCAGGGGAGTATCCAGTTGGATGGCAGCCCGGCCGAAGTATTCAGCCAGGTGGCCGTATTGAAAAAAATCGGCCTGGATGTACCGGTCGCGGCGGAAGTAGCCCAACGCCTCAGGGAAAAAGGCTGGAAGCTTCCCGGTGAAATTATTACCAATGAAGCATTGGCGGTGGCATTATGTCCATAG
- a CDS encoding energy-coupling factor transporter ATPase produces MSIVLNQVTHIYMKGTPYERTAIADINLEIKPGECIGIIGHTGSGKSTLLQHLNGLLSPTSGDVLLEGVNLKGKGPQILQAKRKIGMVFQYPEHQLFEETIFDDIAFGPRNLKLSEAEVENRVRSAMSFVNMDFNSYAKRSPFQLSGGQMRRVAIAGVIAMQPSYLILDEPSAGLDPKGRSEIFAHIKQLYWKTGLTLILVTHHMEEIAEMATRLIVMRKGQVCLDGTPRDIFTKQRQALVEAGAEVPPITALLQSLKKRGLAVEDTAITVPEGIETIAAALRRNKPC; encoded by the coding sequence ATGTCCATAGTACTAAATCAGGTCACGCATATTTATATGAAGGGAACTCCCTATGAACGCACAGCTATCGCCGATATCAACCTGGAGATTAAGCCCGGCGAATGCATTGGAATTATCGGCCATACGGGCTCAGGCAAATCGACGCTGCTGCAGCATCTAAACGGCCTTTTGTCACCCACCAGCGGCGACGTGCTGTTAGAAGGCGTGAACCTTAAGGGAAAAGGACCGCAGATCCTGCAGGCCAAGCGAAAAATCGGTATGGTCTTTCAATATCCCGAGCATCAATTGTTTGAAGAAACTATTTTTGACGACATTGCTTTCGGGCCGCGCAATCTGAAATTGAGCGAAGCAGAAGTGGAAAACCGGGTGCGTTCGGCCATGTCGTTTGTCAATATGGATTTTAACAGCTATGCCAAACGTTCGCCTTTTCAATTAAGCGGCGGTCAGATGCGCCGGGTGGCCATTGCCGGCGTCATTGCCATGCAGCCCAGCTATCTGATTCTGGACGAACCTTCGGCCGGTCTGGACCCTAAGGGCCGGAGTGAAATCTTTGCTCATATTAAGCAGCTATACTGGAAAACAGGCCTTACCCTTATCCTGGTCACTCATCATATGGAGGAAATTGCCGAGATGGCTACTCGCCTGATTGTTATGCGAAAGGGGCAGGTGTGCCTGGACGGAACGCCGCGGGACATTTTCACCAAGCAGCGGCAGGCGCTGGTAGAGGCCGGTGCGGAGGTGCCGCCGATTACCGCTTTGCTGCAAAGCCTAAAGAAACGGGGCCTGGCGGTAGAAGATACGGCCATCACCGTACCGGAAGGCATTGAAACGATTGCTGCCGCACTGAGGAGGAACAAACCATGCTGA
- a CDS encoding energy-coupling factor transporter transmembrane component T family protein, translating into MLTDITLGQYFPGQSPVHRLDPRTKIIAVLLIISAILLATNYSCYLIFLLFILVITWVSGIPSFMLVKSVKPLWMILVITFLVHVFSTPGNPVAAVGPFTVTGEGIAQGILMTGRLMLLIVVSSLLTFTTSPIALTDAIERLLKPFQKLGVPAHELAMMMTIALRFIPTLLDETDRIMKAQSARGADFTSGNLVQRSKNMIPLLVPLFVSAFRRADELATAMEARCYRGGKQRTRMKELAFTGGDLAAFGVIILLLLAVAMLRLYFGASLAAV; encoded by the coding sequence ATGCTGACAGATATTACACTGGGGCAGTATTTCCCCGGTCAGTCGCCGGTGCATCGCCTTGACCCCCGGACGAAAATTATCGCTGTTTTGCTGATTATTTCGGCGATTCTCCTAGCAACTAATTACTCCTGCTATCTTATTTTTCTGCTCTTTATCCTTGTGATCACCTGGGTGTCCGGCATTCCTTCTTTTATGTTGGTGAAGTCGGTCAAGCCACTGTGGATGATTCTGGTTATCACGTTTCTGGTCCATGTTTTTTCCACGCCGGGAAATCCGGTTGCCGCAGTCGGACCGTTTACAGTCACCGGCGAGGGAATCGCGCAGGGCATATTGATGACGGGCCGTCTGATGCTGCTGATCGTGGTATCGTCCCTGCTGACCTTTACTACCTCACCGATCGCCCTGACCGATGCTATCGAACGCCTGTTGAAACCTTTTCAGAAGCTTGGTGTGCCGGCCCACGAACTGGCGATGATGATGACCATTGCCCTGCGGTTTATTCCCACCCTGTTGGATGAAACCGACCGCATTATGAAAGCCCAGTCGGCTCGGGGGGCTGATTTTACCTCCGGTAATCTTGTACAGCGCAGCAAGAATATGATTCCGCTCTTAGTGCCTTTGTTTGTCAGTGCTTTTCGACGGGCCGACGAGCTGGCTACCGCGATGGAAGCCCGCTGCTATCGCGGCGGTAAACAGCGGACCCGGATGAAGGAGCTTGCCTTTACCGGCGGAGACCTGGCGGCCTTTGGTGTTATTATACTTCTCCTGCTTGCAGTAGCCATGCTGCGGTTATACTTTGGCGCCTCGCTGGCAGCGGTTTGA
- the truA gene encoding tRNA pseudouridine(38-40) synthase TruA, producing the protein MRKDVIFNEPATGERNIKLTVAYDGTAYHGFQRQANACGIQAILEERLAILCSHPVKITGAGRTDSGVHAYGQVVNFFTGTGGIPTERIPAAMQGLLPPDIVIREACEVPAEFHARYSAQSKVYVYHIYCQPVANPFLRQYSWHIRQPLDHRAMHQATQFIVGTHDFSAFQAAGGPERNPVRTILEAVCRPKGELIELSFWGTGFLYHMVRNLVGTLVDVGAGKRSQADFARILTGRDRNQAGITAPPQGLYLKEVYY; encoded by the coding sequence GTGAGAAAGGATGTCATTTTTAACGAACCGGCGACCGGGGAACGCAATATTAAACTGACAGTTGCCTATGACGGTACTGCCTATCATGGTTTTCAGCGGCAGGCCAATGCCTGCGGCATTCAGGCCATCCTGGAGGAGCGGCTGGCGATACTCTGCAGCCATCCGGTCAAAATAACCGGTGCCGGACGGACCGACAGCGGTGTGCACGCTTACGGGCAGGTAGTTAATTTCTTTACCGGAACCGGCGGCATTCCGACCGAACGGATTCCGGCCGCTATGCAGGGCCTGCTGCCGCCGGACATTGTGATACGGGAAGCCTGCGAGGTTCCGGCCGAATTTCATGCCCGTTACAGTGCGCAGAGCAAAGTTTATGTTTACCATATTTATTGCCAGCCTGTTGCCAATCCGTTCCTTCGTCAGTATAGCTGGCATATCCGGCAGCCGTTGGATCACAGAGCGATGCATCAAGCCACGCAGTTCATTGTGGGAACCCATGACTTTTCCGCCTTCCAGGCGGCCGGCGGTCCGGAACGCAATCCGGTGCGCACCATTCTGGAAGCGGTCTGCCGACCCAAAGGGGAGCTCATTGAGCTTTCCTTTTGGGGAACCGGTTTTTTATACCACATGGTTCGCAATCTGGTCGGAACCCTGGTGGATGTGGGGGCAGGGAAACGCTCACAGGCGGATTTCGCCCGCATTCTGACAGGCAGGGATCGTAATCAGGCGGGGATTACGGCACCGCCCCAGGGACTTTATCTGAAAGAGGTATATTATTAA
- a CDS encoding sn-glycerol-1-phosphate dehydrogenase produces MANARKLVDYLGNPFLCSCGRTHSTALEGVTVGANAMNALPAYVKKYGFRKLFIACDEITYGIAGEKVMQILQEAGIKAKAHIFTGKRFIPDEKALGELMIDADRECDLVVAVGTGSINDMCRFFSYQMGVPYAIVATAAPMDGFASSGAALIINSMKVTIPAQTPLFIIGDTDVLCGAPPRMVSAGLGDLLGKFTCLNDWRISKLVNGEYYCDAIVNLVTGCIKNVLSNADQVAGRDPQVIGDIMEGLVLTGVAMSFIGDSRPAAGSEHHVCHFWETLELQEGKIPVLHGTKVAVGTVMILKMTEFLRESRPDFATARANAKLYDQAAWEENITRIYGASANSIIALEHDARKNEIAGRLARIDAIEENWDAIVKTMDDNMPSAARMIEILKGLDAPYAPAQIGFDSGRLYNALVYAKETRARYTMLSMIADLGLAEVLAQKVVDFVNS; encoded by the coding sequence ATGGCGAATGCTCGCAAGCTAGTCGATTATCTGGGCAACCCATTTCTATGTTCTTGTGGCAGGACTCATTCCACGGCTTTGGAAGGCGTTACGGTTGGCGCCAATGCAATGAATGCTTTGCCGGCATACGTAAAGAAATACGGTTTTCGTAAGCTGTTCATTGCCTGTGATGAAATCACCTATGGCATTGCCGGAGAGAAGGTGATGCAAATTCTGCAGGAGGCCGGAATCAAAGCAAAGGCACATATCTTTACGGGAAAACGGTTTATTCCCGATGAGAAGGCTTTGGGCGAATTGATGATTGATGCCGACCGGGAATGTGATTTGGTCGTTGCCGTTGGTACGGGTTCTATTAATGATATGTGCCGCTTCTTCAGCTATCAGATGGGAGTTCCGTACGCCATTGTTGCCACCGCCGCTCCGATGGATGGCTTTGCTTCTTCCGGTGCTGCGCTGATTATCAATAGCATGAAGGTTACGATTCCGGCGCAGACTCCGCTGTTCATTATCGGTGATACCGATGTTCTCTGCGGGGCACCGCCGCGCATGGTTTCGGCAGGCTTGGGCGATTTATTGGGGAAATTCACCTGCCTCAATGACTGGCGTATTTCCAAACTGGTAAATGGTGAATATTATTGTGATGCGATTGTGAATCTGGTGACCGGGTGCATTAAAAATGTATTGTCAAACGCGGATCAGGTGGCTGGCCGTGACCCACAGGTTATTGGCGATATTATGGAGGGGCTGGTCCTCACTGGTGTAGCCATGAGCTTTATTGGTGACTCCCGGCCGGCGGCAGGCAGTGAGCATCATGTGTGCCACTTCTGGGAAACGCTGGAGCTACAGGAGGGGAAGATTCCGGTGCTCCATGGCACCAAAGTTGCTGTAGGGACCGTTATGATTCTGAAAATGACCGAGTTTCTGCGTGAATCCAGACCGGACTTTGCGACAGCGCGCGCCAACGCGAAGCTGTATGATCAGGCGGCATGGGAAGAGAATATTACCAGGATTTACGGCGCATCTGCCAACTCGATTATCGCACTCGAACATGATGCCAGGAAGAACGAGATAGCCGGCCGACTTGCCCGGATTGATGCGATCGAGGAAAATTGGGATGCCATCGTCAAGACAATGGATGACAATATGCCCAGCGCAGCCCGTATGATTGAAATTCTGAAAGGTCTGGATGCGCCTTATGCTCCGGCACAAATTGGGTTTGATTCCGGGCGTCTTTACAATGCGCTGGTATATGCCAAAGAAACACGGGCCCGGTACACGATGCTGTCCATGATAGCCGATCTGGGACTTGCGGAAGTACTTGCGCAAAAAGTTGTCGATTTTGTAAACAGCTAA
- a CDS encoding BglG family transcription antiterminator, translated as MLNLRKLEIILELCENAESWVTASHFAKKQQVSLRTIQNDIKQIKNELTAASCVEFQAAPRKGCRITITDDAAFPAFKDFYYKQFTSSSMYQNGRINQILLLLLEQHRAMSLYDLENQIYVSHSTLLNDLKYVAEILEKYGLELLRSSNKVMIDGSEVNKRLCILDQNLVITNATEIFSGNSDNSTMDRIKNILVETFVSFKHPVTEATLNNTIVQIYVALHRMQSCFFITPTDLKITENLAPECEIATEVYQRISEVFFIRIPEAEIDYFALYMKGQGDFGRTDVISTEVDHLVLEALKEINKAHDIDLTNNLKLRIALALHTAPLIVRIKYDMQLKNHLVDYIRQAFPQGFDLGIYFAAYLQKIFHKRVSDEEIAFIAIHLYSALVQKQKEDGTKRILVISSMRQSENILLRQTLLNWLSNDIAELAFISPTEMSDSQLDLYDIFLTTEKGAYYDMGLAFYINAFPNQQDYLNLKLAVDGFKNIDDIASIFYKDLFFISHGENREAIIRRLCQSATAHFHIEDGDLQNAVLQREQLGSTFFGNGIAAPHPISAVSSDSFVAVAALPQPVEWDKDKNMVKLVLMICIGKNNTKAFHLWNYLSTVFANRYFAEQLMVNPSYHNFVRLLKETIAENSKTK; from the coding sequence ATGTTGAATTTGCGAAAACTTGAAATTATTTTGGAGCTCTGTGAAAATGCCGAAAGCTGGGTTACCGCATCTCACTTTGCCAAAAAGCAGCAGGTCAGCTTGCGCACCATTCAAAATGATATCAAGCAGATAAAAAATGAACTCACAGCTGCATCCTGTGTAGAATTTCAAGCGGCCCCCCGCAAGGGATGCCGCATCACCATCACCGACGATGCAGCATTCCCCGCATTCAAGGATTTCTACTATAAGCAGTTCACATCCTCATCCATGTACCAAAACGGCAGAATCAATCAGATTCTGCTACTGCTTTTAGAACAGCACCGCGCGATGTCCCTGTATGATCTCGAAAACCAGATATATGTTTCACACTCGACCTTACTCAACGATTTGAAGTATGTAGCGGAGATTCTCGAAAAATATGGTCTTGAGCTTTTGCGCAGTTCCAATAAGGTGATGATCGACGGCAGTGAGGTGAACAAGCGGTTGTGCATTCTGGATCAGAATCTGGTGATCACCAATGCCACTGAAATTTTTTCCGGGAACAGCGATAACAGCACCATGGATCGAATCAAGAATATCCTGGTAGAAACCTTTGTATCCTTCAAGCATCCGGTAACCGAGGCCACACTGAATAACACGATTGTGCAAATCTATGTCGCCCTGCACCGTATGCAATCCTGCTTTTTCATCACGCCTACAGACCTTAAAATCACTGAAAACCTGGCGCCTGAATGCGAAATTGCCACTGAGGTTTACCAGCGTATTTCCGAGGTGTTTTTCATCCGTATTCCCGAAGCGGAAATTGACTATTTCGCACTTTATATGAAGGGGCAAGGGGACTTTGGCCGTACAGATGTAATCTCCACAGAGGTGGATCATCTGGTACTGGAAGCCCTGAAAGAGATTAATAAGGCCCATGATATTGATCTGACCAACAATTTGAAACTGCGCATTGCGCTGGCACTACACACCGCACCGCTGATTGTACGAATTAAATATGATATGCAGCTCAAAAATCATCTCGTGGATTATATCCGGCAGGCCTTCCCCCAAGGGTTTGATTTAGGCATTTATTTTGCGGCCTACCTGCAAAAAATCTTCCATAAGCGTGTATCGGATGAAGAGATTGCCTTTATCGCCATCCATCTGTATAGTGCGCTGGTGCAAAAGCAGAAAGAAGACGGCACAAAACGCATTCTGGTCATCTCATCCATGCGGCAGAGCGAGAATATTCTACTGCGTCAAACCTTGCTCAACTGGCTGTCAAACGATATTGCCGAGCTGGCTTTTATATCGCCAACCGAAATGTCTGATTCGCAACTGGATCTGTATGACATTTTTCTGACGACGGAAAAGGGTGCCTATTATGACATGGGCCTCGCGTTTTACATCAATGCCTTTCCTAACCAGCAGGATTATCTCAATCTGAAACTAGCGGTAGACGGCTTTAAAAATATTGACGATATCGCCTCGATTTTCTATAAGGATCTATTCTTCATCAGTCACGGAGAAAACCGAGAAGCTATCATACGTCGTTTATGCCAGAGTGCAACAGCGCATTTTCATATCGAAGACGGTGATTTGCAGAATGCTGTATTACAACGCGAGCAGCTTGGCAGCACCTTTTTCGGCAACGGCATAGCCGCACCACATCCTATCTCCGCCGTTTCGTCGGATTCCTTTGTGGCTGTTGCGGCTTTACCGCAGCCGGTTGAATGGGATAAAGACAAAAATATGGTGAAACTGGTACTCATGATTTGTATCGGCAAGAATAATACCAAGGCGTTTCACCTGTGGAATTATTTATCCACCGTGTTTGCCAATCGTTATTTCGCAGAACAGCTAATGGTCAATCCGAGCTATCATAATTTTGTTCGCTTGCTAAAAGAAACCATCGCTGAAAATTCCAAAACGAAATGA
- a CDS encoding PTS sugar transporter subunit IIA, with translation MNSPKFRVVLVSHGEQSKGMLNTVQMLLGPQKNIAAHSLYPEQSVTNLTEKLQDEIEQHGSENIIFMSELMHGSPFNAVVSLTREHQIFHITGINLAMLMTALMMRDGENVTAQDICDAAIAAAEGSFADVGKILEDSTEEEEED, from the coding sequence ATGAACAGTCCCAAGTTCCGTGTTGTTTTGGTATCACACGGAGAACAGTCCAAGGGTATGCTGAATACGGTTCAGATGCTGCTTGGGCCGCAGAAGAATATAGCTGCTCATAGCCTATATCCCGAGCAATCGGTGACCAATTTGACCGAAAAACTGCAGGATGAGATCGAACAGCATGGCTCTGAAAATATCATTTTTATGAGCGAGCTCATGCATGGCTCTCCGTTTAACGCAGTTGTGTCGTTGACACGTGAGCATCAGATATTCCACATTACGGGAATCAACCTCGCGATGCTCATGACTGCTTTGATGATGCGTGACGGGGAGAATGTAACGGCACAAGATATCTGTGACGCCGCAATTGCAGCGGCAGAGGGAAGTTTTGCAGATGTTGGGAAAATTTTGGAGGACTCGACAGAAGAAGAGGAGGAGGACTAA